The genomic segment GTCCGCAACGCTCCCCGAGAGCCGATCGATTCCAAATGGCGTCCTGGACGAGGCTTGTCTACGCTCGCGACATGACGCGCCCGCTCTCGATCCTCGTCCTGTCGGCCGCCGTCGTCTGCGGATGCGGCGACCCCTCGGAGACGACGCCCGTCGAGGCCGCGGAGGCGCCGCCCGTGGAGCGCTCTCCCGAGGAAGGCGAGGCGGTGGAGGCGGCGCCCTCCGTGGAGCTGACCGGCGCGGTGATCGCCGCGCAGCATCAGCAGGCGCTCCGCCTGCGCGCGAGCGAGCCGGCCCGCGCGGTCGAGATGCTCGAGGCGACGTGCGAGCGCGAGCACTCGCCGAGCTGCATCGCGCTCGCGGACATGGTCGAGGCGGGCGAGGGCACGGACGCCGACCCGGAGCGCGCGGAGGCGCTGCTCGAGCAGGCCTGCTTCGCGGGCGCGAACACGGCGTGCGACCGGCTCGGGCACTGAGAGCCGAGCGCGTCGAGCGGACCCCGACCTCCGACACGGTCTCTGATACTCTCCGGCCCGCGTGACCACCGAACGAAAGCTGAAGGGGATCAACTTCCTCGGCACGCTCAAGACCCTGGGCAAACAGCACGGGCCCGAGGTGCAGAAGCGGGTCGAGGCGAGGCTCCCGGGGGAGCTCGGGGAGACCTTCCGACACGGCGCGCTGCTCGCGAGCGGCTGGTATCCGGCGAGCTGGTACGGGCAGCTCCTCGACGCCATCGTGGCCGAGACCCGAGGCGACGCGTCGAGCGTCCGGATGCTCTCGCGCGAGGCGGTCGCGGCCGACTTCAAGACCCTGTTCAAGGTCGTGCGGCTCTTCATGACGCCCCAGAGCGCGCTCAAGCAGAGCATGCGCGTCTCACGCCGCTACATCGACGGAGGCGACATCGAGGTCGTCGACGCCGGCGACGGCCACATCCACTACCGCTTCCGCGACTACCACGGCTACTCCCGGCTCATGTGGTGGGACTTCATCGGCGGCATCGAGGGCGTGCTGACGAACCTCGGCGCCGAGGACATGACCGCCCGCATCATCGAAGGCGGCGACGACGGCGATCCGACGCTCGAGGTCATGCTGCGCTGGCGAGACCGCTGAGGGTCCAAGGTCGCCGTTGGCGGGAGGGTCCAGCCGTCATGTCGCGCCTGCTCGTCCCGCTCGCCGCCCTCCTCGCCGTCCTCGCGCCGGAGCACGCCTCCGCGCAGCGCCACGCCGACCGCGTGCCCGATCTGCACGAGGGCGTGCTGTCGCAGCTCGTGCTCGGCCAGCAGCGCGCCGTGTCCCGGTGCGCCCGGGAGACCGACTCCAGCGCCCACCTGGCCGAGGTCCGCGTGCGGGTCAGCCCCGGGGCCGCGCCCGCGACCCTCTACAGCTCCCCCATCCGGGTGGTGGTGCGGAGCCGGGGCCGCGACGGCGCGCTCGAGGCCTGCGTGCGACGCGCGGTGCACGCGGCGCTCCGGCGCGCTCCCTACGCGGTGCCGCGCACGGTCCGCGCCCGACACACCTTCCAGATCGAGGGCCGGCCCGAGCCGCCGCTCCCGCGCCACGCCACGCCCTACTCCGAGGCCGAGATCCAGCGCGCGCTCACCGCGCGCGGGCGCGCCCTGCAGCGCTGCCTGGGCGTGGCCGGCTTGCCCGAGGAGGCGACCCTGCGCGTGGCGGTCGAGCCCAGCGGACGGCTGGTCCTGACCTCGGCCACCCTGCCCTCGGGCGCGGATCGGGACGCGCTGTCGTGCCTGAACAGGGTCATCACGCGGATCCGGGTGCGCGGCGCCCCGGCCCGGCGCGTCACCGTCGTGCACCGGCTGGGCGTGCGCCAGCGCTGAGGCCGCGCATACTCGGCGGGTGCACGACACGCCGCTCCTGCACAAGCCGATCGACTACGGGAGCGAGGCCGCCGACCTGGCCTTCGCCGCCGCCGTCGGCGTGCACGCGCTGATCGCGGGCGCGGCCGTGATCGCCGGCGTCGTCGCCCTCGCCTCGAAGAAGGCCGGCCGGCTCCACCGACGCGTCGGCGCCGCGTTCCTCTGGGGCATGGGCGGCGCGGCGGTGACCGGGATCGGGGTCGACCTCGTCCGCCTGCTCGTGCGCTTCGAGGCCAACCACACCAGCCACGCGGGCTTCGGCGCGCCCAGCTCCGTGCCCGCCCGGATCGCCTTCCTCTACGCCGCGCTCTGTGTCCTGTTCATGGTCCGGCGCGGCTGGGCCGCCTTCGCGCGCCGCCGCGTGCTGCCCACGGAGCGCCTGATCGCCCCCGCGCTCGCCGCGCTCGGCGTGATCTCCGGCGCGGTCATCGTGACCTGGCTCAATCCGTGGACCGGCGCGCTCTGGATGATCGCGACGTTCACGCTGGGCGTCGCGATCGCCAACCGCCTGATGGGGGCCGCCCGCAAGGTCGAGCACCGCTTCCACCTGCTCTTCCTCGCCGCCTTCAGCTGGTGGGGCGCCGCGCAGGGCTTCGGCCCGGCGATCGGCATCGCGCTCTCCGGCGTCGGCCCCGTCTCCCCGTACGTCGGCGATCGCCCGGGCTCCTTCAGCCTCGCGTTCTTCGCGTTCCTCGCGGTGTGGCTGCCCGCGTTCGCGCTCGCGGCCTGGCTGGGCGCGCGCCACGCGAGGGCGGCGCGCTGATGGACGCGCTGCTCACGCGCGCCTGGAGCTTCGTCGACACGGAGCGGCCCCACGCCGCGTGGCCGGTCACGCTCTTGCCCGGGAGCCTGGACGAGCCGCTCTTGCTCACGGCCGAGGGCGCGATGTCGAACGTGTGCACCCACCGGGGCGCCTGCCTGCTCGACGCCCCCACCGACGCGCGCACGATCCGTTGCCCCTACCACGGGCGGCGCTTCCGCTTGGACGGCGCGATCAGCGCGGCGCCCGGCTTCGAGGCTCTGCCCGACGAGCCCTTGCCTGGCGTGGCGAGCGCGGCGCTCGGGCCGATGCGCTTCGCGTCCCTGGATCCCGCGGCGAGCTTCGACGACCACCTCGCGCCGGTCCGGGAGCGGCTGGCCTTCTTCCCGTGGGAGACGCTGGCGCACGACCCCGCGAGCGACCGCGCGTTCACCCTCGAGGCGCCGTGGACCCTCTGGTGCGAGAACTACCTCGAGGGCTTCCACATCCCGTACGTGCACCCCTCCCTGGCGCGCGCGCTGGACCTCGCCCGCTACTCCGTCGAGGTCTTCGATCGTTGCGCGCTCCAGATCGGCGACGCCTCCGAGGGTGAGGTCGCCTTCGCGCTGCCTCCCGCGCACCCCGACGCCGATCGGCGCGTGGGCGGCTTCTATCTGTTCGTGTGGCCGCTGACCGCGATCAACCTCTACCCCTGGGGCGTGAGCCTCAACGCGGTGCAGCCGCTCGGTCCCGATCGCACGCGCGTCGTCTACCGGGCCTACGTCGCGCGCCCCGAGCTCCGAGAGCGCGGCGCCGGCGCGGGGCTCGACGACGTAGAGGCCGAGGACGAC from the Sandaracinaceae bacterium genome contains:
- a CDS encoding SRPBCC family protein, with translation MDALLTRAWSFVDTERPHAAWPVTLLPGSLDEPLLLTAEGAMSNVCTHRGACLLDAPTDARTIRCPYHGRRFRLDGAISAAPGFEALPDEPLPGVASAALGPMRFASLDPAASFDDHLAPVRERLAFFPWETLAHDPASDRAFTLEAPWTLWCENYLEGFHIPYVHPSLARALDLARYSVEVFDRCALQIGDASEGEVAFALPPAHPDADRRVGGFYLFVWPLTAINLYPWGVSLNAVQPLGPDRTRVVYRAYVARPELRERGAGAGLDDVEAEDDAIVERAARGVRSRLYRQGGLSPTHEAAVAWFQDRLYRCSQEAAPPASRSGSSEDR